A genomic region of Solanum dulcamara chromosome 2, daSolDulc1.2, whole genome shotgun sequence contains the following coding sequences:
- the LOC129877155 gene encoding zinc finger protein ZAT4-like translates to MACIDQEQQPIFKHYCRVCKKGFVCGRALGGHMRAHGIGDEGANIGDDDPASDWEDKFGGGVKGGNKRLYQLRTNPNRQKSNKVCENCGKEFSSWKSFLEHGKCSSEDAESLVSSPCSEDEDYINNGGRKGYGLSKRKRSLRTKIGTISTSTYPSSEDEDLVLAKCLIDLANAKVDMSLAEPEESCASASKDEERARNPMHYLTPLVSTRVPFDNKAKGVSNKGLFECKACKKVFNSHQALGGHRASHKKVKGCYAAKQDQLDDNLIDDHDMNITQDEFTLQGSKSMRKSKIHECSICHRVFSTGQALGGHKRCHWITSNSPDSTSKFNFHGHMEQINLRSNLRKSGDALDLNIPISHEDMSRIRRDPMNPLSFEVSTEIHLHPWSSNPHEAKEHSCSDNYYLDETINNNTNNNSNNNNNNNNNNNNGTNGDNKINGTIQNVEDDEADSKLKLAKLSELKDMNKTSENPSHWLQVGIGSTTEVGADP, encoded by the coding sequence ATGGCTTGTATAGATCAAGAACAACAACCAATTTTTAAGCATTATTGTAGGGTTTGCAAGAAAGGTTTTGTCTGTGGAAGAGCTCTAGGTGGTCATATGAGAGCTCATGGAATTGGAGATGAAGGTGCAAACATAGGTGATGATGATCCAGCTAGTGATTGGGAAGATAAGTTTGGAGGGGGTGTTAAGGGAGGTAATAAGAGGTTGTATCAATTAAGAACAAACCCTAATAGACAAAAGAGCAATAAAGTTTGTGAGAATTGTGGGAAAGAATTCTCGTCGTGGAAATCTTTTCTTGAACATGGAAAATGTAGTTCAGAAGACGCAGAGTCCCTTGTATCCTCGCCCTGTTCAGAGGACGAGGACTACATTAATAATGGTGGAAGAAAAGGCTATGGATTGTCTAAAAGGAAGAGGTCATTGAGAACAAAAATTGGGACCATTAGTACTTCaacttatccatcaagcgaggACGAAGATCTTGTCCTCGCTAAATGCCTCATAGATTTAGCCAACGCCAAGGTTGACATGTCGTTGGCTGAGCCAGAGGAGTCGTGTGCCTCGGCTAGCAAGGACGAGGAGCGGGCAAGGAACCCAATGCATTACCTGACCCCACTAGTGAGTACTCGTGTACCTTTTGACAATAAGGCTAAAGGGGTTTCTAATAAAGGATTGTTTGAATGCAAAGCATGTAAGAAAGTCTTCAACTCCCACCAAGCCTTAGGTGGACATAGAGCAAGTCACAAAAAGGTTAAAGGATGTTATGCAGCCAAGCAAGATCAACTAGATGATAACTTAATTGATGATCATGATATGAATATCACACAAGATGAATTCACCTTACAAGGTTCAAAATCCATGAGAAAATCAAAAATCCATGAATGCTCAATATGCCATAGAGTTTTCTCCACAGGACAAGCCTTAGGTGGGCACAAAAGGTGCCATTGGATCACCTCTAATTCCCCAGATTCGACGTCAAAATTTAATTTCCATGGTCATATGGAGCAAATTAATCTAAGATCAAACTTGCGAAAATCAGGTGATGCATTAGATCTCAACATTCCAATATCACATGAAGACATGTCGCGAATCAGGCGCGACCCTATGAATCCATTGAGCTTTGAGGTCTCAACAGAAATTCACTTACATCCATGGAGTAGCAATCCTCATGAAGCAAAAGAACATAGTTGTAGTGACAACTACTACCTTGATGAAACcataaataataatactaacaataatagtaataataataataacaataacaataataataataatggtacCAATGGTGACAACAAGATTAATGGTACAATACAAAATGTAGAAGATGATGAAGCAGACAGTAAATTGAAATTAGCTAAGCTAAGTGAATTAAAGGATATGAATAAAACTTCTGAAAATCCTTCTCACTGGTTACAAGTTGGGATTGGCTCAACAACAGAAGTCGGGGCTGACCCATAA
- the LOC129877165 gene encoding cationic peroxidase 1-like has product MAKISFLLVLIIVPFVVIGMSSAQLTSNFYNSSCPNVLSIIKTAVNSAIATESRMGASLLRLHFHDCFVNGCDASVLLDDTSSFTGEKTANPNSGSIRGFDVIDTIKTQVESSCVGVVSCADILAVAARDSVVKLGGPSWTVLLGRRDSTTASLSMANSDIPAPTLNLSSLISSFSNKGFNAREMVALSGSHTIGQTRCTTFRDRLYNDTNINASFATSVKSNCPQSGGDNNISPLDTTSPTIFDNFYYKNLRIQKGLLHSDQQLFNGGSTDSIVNTYSSNSATFFTDFANAMVKMGNLSPLTGTNGQIRKNCRKTN; this is encoded by the exons ATGgctaaaatatcttttttacTAGTACTAATTATAGTCCCTTTTGTTGTAATTGGAATGAGCTCAGCTCAATTGACTTCCAATTTCTATAATTCATCGTGCCCAAATGTGCTCTCCATAATCAAAACAGCTGTTAATTCTGCTATCGCTACAGAATCTCGCATGGGGGCTTCTTTGCTTCGTCTTCATTTCCACGATTGCTTTGTTAAT GGTTGTGATGCATCTGTGCTATTAGATGATACATCAAGTTTCACGGGAGAGAAGACTGCTAATCCAAATAGTGGATCCATAAGGGGATTCGATGTGATTGATACTATCAAAACCCAAGTCGAATCATCATGTGTGGGCGTGGTATCTTGTGCCGATATTTTAGCCGTTGCAGCTAGAGACTCTGTTGTTAAA CTTGGTGGGCCTAGTTGGACTGTATTACTTGGTAGAAGAGACTCAACAACTGCAAGTTTGAGTATGGCAAATAGTGACATTCCTGCACCAACTTTGAACCTAAGCAGCcttatttcttctttctctAACAAAGGTTTCAATGCCAGGGAAATGGTCGCTCTATCAG GTTCTCACACGATAGGCCAAACGAGGTGCACTACTTTTCGCGACCGCCTCTACAATGATACCAATATAAATGCGTCATTTGCGACATCAGTTAAATCAAACTGTCCCCAAAGTGGAGGTGACAACAACATATCTCCACTAGACACCACAAGCCCAACCATATTTGACAATTTTTACTACAAGAATTTGAGAATTCAAAAGGGTCTTCTTCATTCTGACCAACAGCTCTTTAATGGAGGCTCCACGGACTCTATAGTTAACACGTATAGCTCAAATTCAGCCACTTTCTTCACTGATTTTGCGAATGCCATGGTGAAAATGGGTAATCTTAGCCCACTTACTGGTACCAACGGCCAAATTCGCAAAAATTGCAGGAAAACCAATTAA